CGTGGACATTGAGCCCGGCACCTTCAATATAGACGTATCTCAGATCGAAGCAAAGATCACTCCCAGGACCAAAGCCATACTGCCGGTGTATCTCTATGGCCAGACCTGCGACACAGAGGCCATAGCGGACATAGCCCGCCGGCACGGTCTGAAGGTCATAGCCGATGCTGCTCAGGCCATCGGAGCCAAGAGGAACGGCGCTCCCATCGGCCGGCTGGCCGACGCCACCTGCATCAGCTTTTTCCCCACCAAGAATCTGGGGGCCTGCGGCGACGCCGGCATGATCGTCACCGACTGTCCCGAGACTGCCGAGACTGCCAGGAGCCTGCGTTTTCACGGCATGAAGCCCGGCACCTATTATTACGAACGGGTAGGCTACAACAGCCGTCTGGACGAGCTGCAGGCCGCCGTGCTGAACGTCAAGCTGCCCAGGCTGGACGAATGGAACGAAAAGCGCAGGGCCCACGCCCGCTGCTATCTGGAAGCCTTCTCAGGCACCTGTCTGCAGCTTCCTCTGGAGCAGCCCGGCAACTATCACATATACCATCAGTTCACCATTCGCTATCCCCAGCGGGACCGGCTGCGGGAGATGCTGGCCGAGCGCGGGATAGGCAGCGCGGTGTATTATCCCTTCCCTCTCCACCTGCAGCCCTGCTACGGCTTCCTGGGCTACAGGGAGGGCG
This region of Abditibacteriota bacterium genomic DNA includes:
- a CDS encoding DegT/DnrJ/EryC1/StrS family aminotransferase yields the protein MIPLANPKKQVESQKRDLLEAISQVFDKCQFIVGDNVKEAEANYAAKCGASYGIGVNSGTDALVLALAACGVGKDDEVITVPYTFVATTEAILIRGARPVFVDIEPGTFNIDVSQIEAKITPRTKAILPVYLYGQTCDTEAIADIARRHGLKVIADAAQAIGAKRNGAPIGRLADATCISFFPTKNLGACGDAGMIVTDCPETAETARSLRFHGMKPGTYYYERVGYNSRLDELQAAVLNVKLPRLDEWNEKRRAHARCYLEAFSGTCLQLPLEQPGNYHIYHQFTIRYPQRDRLREMLAERGIGSAVYYPFPLHLQPCYGFLGYREGDLPVTEAACKEVLSLPVYPELTDEEISAVATGVRECLSILES